One window of the Methanomassiliicoccaceae archaeon DOK genome contains the following:
- a CDS encoding peptidylprolyl isomerase, whose amino-acid sequence MADAKRIVRIDYKAYFADADRLYDTTNADAAKEAGIFNEKVTYAPMAYIIGSGSLYADLDAAIAGAEIGKETEVTIPCEKAAGARNPRLIELHPIKEFYKNEINPYPGMSVSLGNRNGVVMSVGAGRVKVDFNNPLAGHDLKYEVTVVEEVTDPVEKAKCIMEMDFGTSEGFGFGIMEDKVVITEAEICKFHEGWAVAKYRLVSDYRNTFGVDRVEFVQVWESKKADAPAESSE is encoded by the coding sequence ATGGCAGACGCTAAAAGGATTGTCCGCATCGACTACAAAGCCTACTTCGCAGACGCAGACAGGCTCTACGACACGACGAACGCCGACGCAGCCAAGGAGGCCGGCATCTTCAACGAGAAGGTCACCTACGCCCCCATGGCCTACATCATCGGATCTGGTTCCCTCTACGCCGACCTGGACGCCGCCATCGCTGGCGCCGAGATCGGAAAGGAGACCGAGGTCACCATCCCCTGCGAGAAGGCCGCCGGTGCCAGGAACCCCAGGCTCATCGAGCTCCACCCCATCAAGGAGTTCTACAAGAACGAGATCAACCCCTACCCCGGCATGTCCGTCAGCCTCGGCAACCGCAACGGTGTCGTCATGTCCGTCGGAGCCGGCCGTGTCAAGGTCGACTTCAACAACCCCCTGGCCGGACACGACCTGAAATACGAGGTCACCGTCGTCGAGGAGGTCACCGACCCCGTCGAGAAGGCCAAGTGCATCATGGAGATGGACTTCGGAACCTCCGAGGGATTCGGATTCGGCATCATGGAGGACAAGGTCGTCATCACCGAGGCCGAGATCTGCAAGTTCCACGAGGGCTGGGCCGTCGCCAAGTACAGGCTCGTCTCGGACTACCGCAACACCTTCGGAGTCGACCGTGTCGAGTTCGTCCAGGTCTGGGAGTCCAAGAAGGCCGACGCCCCCGCAGAGTCCTCCGAGTGA
- a CDS encoding zinc-ribbon domain-containing protein, with protein sequence MFCRNCGHELEEHQSFCPSCGFPVDPSAVPPARNTGPGMSRRTVTAVIVFSVLALAVLFAASSLIGDDEDDSVVRVVVSGDVVVSGDIADGSFIAVGDLGDSVKFVLVDVSNEETHFLWSLTDRYGDEYRRITQEPYLEIPKDDLTPGMYAMSVGSSDNLNGPYSSRSGSLILYGTLTDTFEWTYMAQDLSVAVSYDYADYEACRLNDDYYLKTYGDFGQRVSILTAADPTIASLEEQLRSAYLGAFGQDAPVDGQEYADFILGFVQVCFEYLNDSDLYGRAEYWAFPMETLYNGGGDCEDTSFLCAALFDAAGYDAGVFMVPGHALAAIALDDYEENTLWELATHYHTYSYELDGTVYYGCETTVDVPFPAGMVSRDYTITSDGEFLYQGGGANPSDGLYLVA encoded by the coding sequence ATGTTCTGCAGGAACTGCGGCCACGAGCTCGAAGAGCATCAGTCGTTCTGCCCGTCGTGCGGCTTCCCGGTGGACCCGTCCGCGGTGCCGCCAGCCCGCAACACCGGCCCAGGCATGAGCCGCAGGACCGTCACCGCCGTGATCGTCTTCTCCGTGCTGGCACTGGCGGTCCTGTTCGCAGCGTCAAGCCTCATCGGCGACGATGAGGACGACAGCGTGGTAAGGGTCGTTGTCAGCGGGGATGTGGTCGTGTCGGGCGACATCGCCGACGGCTCGTTCATCGCTGTCGGGGACCTCGGCGACTCCGTGAAGTTCGTGCTCGTGGACGTCTCCAACGAGGAGACCCACTTCCTGTGGTCCCTGACCGACCGCTACGGCGACGAGTACCGCCGGATCACCCAGGAACCGTATCTTGAGATACCCAAGGACGACCTCACCCCGGGCATGTACGCGATGTCCGTGGGGAGCTCGGACAACCTGAACGGTCCGTACAGCTCGCGCAGCGGAAGCCTGATTCTCTACGGCACCCTGACGGACACGTTCGAGTGGACGTACATGGCGCAGGACCTCTCCGTCGCCGTCTCCTACGACTACGCCGACTACGAGGCCTGCAGACTGAACGACGACTACTACCTGAAGACCTACGGGGACTTCGGGCAGAGAGTGTCCATCCTCACGGCGGCCGACCCGACCATCGCATCGCTCGAGGAGCAGCTCAGGTCCGCCTACCTCGGAGCCTTCGGCCAGGATGCGCCCGTGGACGGTCAGGAGTACGCAGACTTCATACTGGGGTTCGTGCAGGTGTGCTTCGAGTACCTCAACGACTCCGACCTTTACGGCCGCGCGGAATACTGGGCGTTCCCGATGGAGACGCTGTACAACGGAGGCGGCGACTGCGAGGACACCTCGTTCCTGTGCGCCGCCCTCTTCGATGCCGCCGGATACGACGCGGGGGTGTTCATGGTGCCCGGCCACGCGTTGGCCGCGATCGCTCTGGACGACTACGAGGAGAACACCCTGTGGGAACTGGCGACGCACTACCACACGTACAGCTACGAGCTCGACGGCACCGTCTACTACGGATGCGAGACCACCGTCGACGTCCCGTTCCCCGCAGGAATGGTCTCCCGCGACTACACCATAACCTCCGACGGCGAATTCCTGTACCAGGGCGGAGGCGCGAATCCTTCGGACGGACTGTACCTGGTGGCATGA
- the cls gene encoding cardiolipin synthase, which translates to MPEPMFPPEVEQALSYTVTLSEIVSVIVIFDIAALLALMFLERYDPRVFVTWLVMLVLAPPVGFILYMYLGATIYNRMRFMPKNVTDTQLMTAAEYQSNLLEEDLGGDPEKAEMYRMAKCMDRSGAWSYSDDNEITLFTEGHEKLSSLLNDLRSAEKSILMEYYIIRNDEIGNELMDILIQKVREGVEVRLLTDAFGIGKGPKEGIFRFRNAGGHYATFHSSLNLLLSPKKNNRNHRKIAIIDGKMAYCGGFNIGNEYQGEGPLGHWRDASVKVVGSGILPMAVRFSADWQYCAKRDPLKPLGHYLGEVTIPHKGNVRMQLVSGGPDTMPNNPVQMQYLAMIANAKRRLYITTPYLAPDESMILALANAARSGVDVRILIPDKKDHMFLFWNNMSYANALMKAGVRVWRYNDGFVHEKLIAMDDWCCSVGSANFDIRSFTLNFETNVMIYSEEVTRQAVDQFLADLDRSTEYSCEEYDRRTTMMKIRMAISRHMILLA; encoded by the coding sequence ATGCCCGAGCCCATGTTCCCGCCGGAGGTGGAGCAGGCGCTGTCCTACACCGTGACGCTGTCCGAGATCGTCTCCGTCATCGTCATCTTCGACATAGCCGCGCTCCTCGCCCTCATGTTCCTGGAGAGGTACGACCCCCGGGTCTTCGTGACATGGCTCGTGATGCTCGTACTTGCACCGCCGGTCGGGTTCATACTGTACATGTACCTGGGTGCGACGATCTACAACCGCATGAGGTTCATGCCGAAGAACGTGACGGACACTCAGCTGATGACTGCCGCCGAGTACCAGAGCAACCTGCTGGAGGAGGACCTGGGCGGCGATCCGGAGAAGGCTGAGATGTACCGCATGGCCAAATGCATGGACCGCTCAGGGGCCTGGTCGTACTCGGACGACAACGAAATAACGCTGTTCACGGAGGGGCACGAGAAGCTGTCCAGCCTTCTAAACGACCTCAGGTCCGCGGAGAAGTCGATCCTCATGGAGTACTATATCATCCGCAACGACGAGATCGGCAACGAGCTCATGGACATCCTGATCCAGAAGGTGAGAGAGGGTGTCGAGGTCCGTCTGCTAACCGATGCGTTCGGCATCGGCAAGGGGCCGAAGGAGGGGATATTCAGGTTCAGGAACGCCGGCGGACACTACGCCACCTTCCACTCGTCGCTCAACCTCCTGCTGAGTCCCAAGAAGAACAACAGGAACCACCGCAAGATTGCGATAATCGACGGGAAGATGGCGTACTGCGGCGGGTTCAACATAGGCAACGAGTACCAGGGGGAGGGCCCCCTTGGCCACTGGAGGGACGCGTCCGTGAAGGTCGTCGGATCCGGGATTCTGCCCATGGCCGTGAGGTTCTCCGCGGACTGGCAGTACTGTGCCAAGAGGGATCCCCTGAAGCCTCTGGGCCACTACCTGGGGGAGGTCACCATCCCCCACAAGGGCAACGTGAGGATGCAGCTCGTCTCCGGAGGACCGGACACGATGCCCAACAACCCTGTGCAGATGCAGTACCTGGCGATGATCGCCAACGCGAAGAGGCGCCTGTACATCACCACCCCGTACCTTGCGCCCGACGAGTCCATGATCCTCGCGTTGGCCAACGCAGCCAGGTCCGGCGTGGACGTGAGGATACTGATCCCCGACAAGAAGGACCACATGTTCCTGTTCTGGAACAACATGTCGTACGCCAACGCTCTGATGAAGGCGGGGGTGAGGGTGTGGAGGTACAACGACGGATTTGTCCACGAGAAGCTCATCGCCATGGACGACTGGTGCTGCTCGGTCGGGTCGGCGAACTTCGACATACGCTCGTTCACACTCAATTTCGAGACCAATGTCATGATCTACTCCGAGGAGGTGACCAGGCAGGCCGTGGACCAGTTCCTGGCCGATCTGGACAGGAGCACCGAGTACTCCTGCGAGGAGTACGACCGGAGGACTACGATGATGAAGATCCGCATGGCCATTTCCAGGCACATGATACTGCTGGCGTGA
- a CDS encoding isochorismatase family protein encodes MRALVVIDYQSDFVTGTLGSQDAVLIGDAIGSLISSYLDSGDQVFFTRDTHDPDYLDTREGRLLPVTHCVRGTPGWEICGRPGELSRDPRCRIIDKPTFGCAELMDVLKDYDEIELCGVATNICVIANAVLARTANPEARVFVRRDCVASYDRSLGEKALEVMGSLQVEIL; translated from the coding sequence ATGCGCGCCCTGGTCGTCATAGACTACCAATCCGATTTCGTCACCGGCACCCTGGGAAGCCAGGATGCCGTCTTAATCGGGGATGCCATAGGCTCCCTAATCTCTTCTTATCTGGATTCCGGGGACCAGGTGTTCTTCACCAGGGACACGCACGATCCCGATTACCTGGACACCCGCGAGGGGAGGCTGCTCCCGGTCACACACTGCGTCAGGGGAACACCCGGATGGGAGATCTGCGGAAGGCCGGGCGAGCTGTCCCGCGATCCCAGGTGCCGCATCATAGACAAGCCGACGTTCGGATGCGCCGAGCTGATGGACGTCCTGAAGGACTACGACGAGATCGAGCTCTGCGGTGTGGCCACCAACATATGCGTAATCGCCAACGCCGTTCTGGCGAGGACTGCGAATCCGGAGGCCAGGGTGTTCGTCCGCAGGGACTGCGTCGCCAGCTACGACAGGTCGCTGGGGGAGAAGGCCCTGGAGGTAATGGGGTCGCTGCAGGTGGAGATACTGTGA
- a CDS encoding GNAT family N-acetyltransferase, whose amino-acid sequence MTLRTLNMRTDRLELRRFEESDAEACFRNWMSDPEVTRFATWEPHRDVMQTRRIIGS is encoded by the coding sequence GTGACGCTGAGGACCCTGAACATGAGGACGGACCGTCTGGAGCTCAGGAGGTTCGAGGAGTCGGACGCGGAGGCGTGCTTCAGGAACTGGATGTCCGACCCGGAGGTGACCAGGTTCGCCACCTGGGAGCCCCACAGGGACGTGATGCAGACCAGGAGGATCATAGGGTCGTAG
- a CDS encoding GNAT family N-acetyltransferase, whose translation MRQYESGSMDWCIVLRSTGEPIGSITAVRDHPDQRYCELGYCLAQRYWDNGYMTEALTAVSRYIMDFTDYLFIQARYDTENEASGRVMEKCNYKPACEREMPDPKTGRMRTYRFMRLYRSDVMLFVD comes from the coding sequence GTGCGCCAGTACGAGAGCGGGAGCATGGACTGGTGTATCGTCCTGAGGTCCACAGGGGAGCCGATAGGCAGCATCACGGCCGTGCGCGACCATCCGGATCAGAGGTACTGCGAGCTCGGGTACTGTCTCGCCCAGAGGTACTGGGACAACGGCTACATGACCGAGGCGCTGACCGCCGTTTCCAGATACATCATGGACTTCACGGACTATCTCTTCATCCAGGCCAGGTACGACACGGAGAACGAGGCTTCGGGCAGGGTCATGGAGAAGTGCAACTACAAGCCGGCGTGCGAGCGCGAGATGCCCGATCCGAAGACCGGCAGGATGCGGACATACAGGTTCATGAGGCTGTACCGCAGCGACGTGATGCTCTTCGTGGACTGA
- a CDS encoding chorismate mutase, with product MTVTIAYMGIPGSNSEQAATEFAAKMGWDEYELLPRVDSRGVVDAMDLEGAEYGVVAVANINAGPVEETRKALEGRDDIEFVLSFWVPIHHCVFIREGYEGPIRHVASHIQALLQTKGNLERLFPGADRIEVEDTAVAAEYLSEGKLSEDTAVVCRRNAGQMFNLRMIHENIEDRSDNMTEFHLLRKGSA from the coding sequence ATGACGGTCACGATAGCCTACATGGGCATACCCGGGTCCAACTCCGAACAGGCGGCGACGGAATTCGCCGCCAAGATGGGCTGGGATGAGTACGAGCTCCTCCCCAGGGTCGACTCCAGAGGCGTCGTGGACGCGATGGACCTCGAGGGCGCCGAGTACGGTGTCGTCGCCGTGGCCAACATAAACGCCGGACCGGTCGAGGAGACCAGGAAGGCCCTCGAGGGCAGGGATGACATCGAGTTCGTTCTCAGCTTCTGGGTGCCTATCCATCATTGCGTCTTCATCAGAGAAGGATATGAAGGCCCGATCAGGCACGTCGCATCCCACATCCAGGCACTCCTACAGACCAAGGGCAACCTCGAGAGGCTATTCCCCGGTGCCGACAGGATCGAGGTGGAGGACACCGCTGTCGCAGCGGAGTACCTTTCAGAGGGCAAGCTGAGCGAGGACACGGCGGTGGTGTGCAGACGCAACGCCGGCCAGATGTTCAATCTCCGCATGATTCACGAGAACATCGAGGACAGGTCTGACAACATGACCGAGTTCCATCTTCTCCGCAAGGGGTCGGCATGA
- a CDS encoding SPASM domain-containing protein produces MKPYLSVVVKPTLYCNTGCRHCYHTPDERVRGEMSLDTLDRLFRMVSQEYEAAWFIWHGGEPLTLPMSFYKDAIELQEKYFGKRNGRCGNTVQTNGTLVNRRFMAYCREKQINVGVSYEGPYNQVLREGDPSKALDLLSAKENKYSVSATISAETALKQRELYEHFKVKGTNLSLSPVIPAGCARDNGTVPDADEFIRGSIEAFDAWFHDAGSNVPLIPHYLYILNYLGDPTPSDCAHTSCLTKWLCVNPDGSVYPCAKACPEEFCMGNINEVSTIQELFQSEGFRRILLGSIRRREKCASCPIFRYCNGGCSMDAYHEGCLEDNGNDSCRIFREVFTHISREVQAVLDGGGDVSGLNPFVRDAIVGKLVNPRVVSQ; encoded by the coding sequence ATGAAACCCTATCTGTCGGTAGTCGTGAAGCCGACGCTGTACTGCAACACGGGATGCAGGCACTGCTACCACACACCAGACGAGAGGGTCAGGGGCGAGATGTCCCTTGACACTCTCGATCGTCTTTTCAGGATGGTCTCGCAGGAGTACGAGGCCGCATGGTTCATCTGGCACGGGGGCGAGCCCCTGACCCTGCCTATGTCGTTCTACAAGGACGCCATCGAGCTCCAGGAGAAGTATTTCGGCAAGAGGAACGGTCGCTGCGGCAACACCGTTCAGACGAACGGGACCCTGGTCAACAGGCGCTTCATGGCCTATTGCAGGGAGAAGCAGATCAACGTCGGCGTATCCTACGAGGGCCCGTACAACCAGGTCCTGAGGGAAGGAGACCCGTCGAAGGCCCTGGACCTGCTTTCCGCGAAGGAGAACAAGTACTCCGTGTCGGCGACCATATCCGCGGAGACGGCGCTGAAGCAGAGGGAGCTCTACGAACACTTCAAGGTCAAGGGCACGAACCTGTCGCTCTCCCCCGTGATACCCGCCGGATGCGCCAGGGACAACGGAACCGTTCCCGATGCGGACGAGTTCATAAGGGGAAGCATCGAGGCCTTCGACGCTTGGTTCCACGATGCCGGATCGAACGTCCCTCTGATTCCCCACTACCTTTACATCCTCAACTATCTCGGGGACCCGACGCCGTCCGACTGCGCGCACACGTCGTGTCTCACGAAGTGGCTCTGCGTCAACCCCGACGGCTCCGTATACCCATGCGCCAAGGCCTGTCCCGAGGAGTTCTGCATGGGCAACATCAACGAGGTCTCCACCATACAGGAGCTGTTCCAGTCGGAGGGGTTCAGGAGGATACTCCTCGGCTCCATTAGGAGGCGCGAGAAATGCGCATCTTGCCCCATATTCAGGTACTGCAACGGAGGGTGCAGCATGGACGCCTACCACGAGGGCTGCCTGGAGGACAACGGCAACGACTCCTGCAGGATATTCAGGGAGGTGTTCACGCACATCTCCCGCGAGGTGCAGGCCGTCCTGGACGGGGGAGGGGACGTGTCCGGACTCAACCCGTTCGTCAGGGACGCCATCGTGGGGAAGCTCGTCAATCCCCGGGTCGTCAGCCAGTGA
- the metA gene encoding homoserine O-succinyltransferase, with protein MPVKIPDDLPAASILESENVFVMREGRANTQDIRPLEILILNLMPTKVETETQILRCLSNSPLQTNITLLQMATHESKNTSAEYLARFYRTFDQVRDRKFDGMIITGAPLETIDYEDVDYWDELCSIMDWTLTNVCSTLYICWGAMAGLYHHYGIQKRQMASKVSGIYEHRVLIPNEPIVRGFDDRFFMPQSRHTEVRAEDIMANPHLHIVCASEESGVAVVQSERNQTFITGHLEYDAATLAYEYERDLNAGKDPHVPEHYFEDDDPRRDPIVRWRAHATLFYTNWLNYCVYQLTPFDIDEIGRES; from the coding sequence ATGCCTGTCAAGATCCCCGACGACCTGCCGGCCGCTTCGATCCTGGAGTCCGAGAACGTCTTCGTCATGAGAGAGGGGAGGGCCAACACCCAGGACATCCGTCCGCTGGAGATCCTCATCCTGAACTTGATGCCCACGAAGGTGGAGACCGAGACACAGATCCTGAGGTGCCTCAGTAACAGCCCTCTGCAGACCAACATCACGCTGCTGCAGATGGCGACCCACGAGTCCAAGAACACCTCCGCCGAATACCTGGCCAGGTTCTACAGGACGTTCGATCAGGTCCGCGACCGCAAGTTCGACGGGATGATCATCACCGGCGCTCCGCTGGAGACCATCGATTACGAGGACGTCGACTACTGGGACGAGCTCTGCTCCATCATGGACTGGACGCTCACCAACGTGTGCTCGACGCTCTACATCTGCTGGGGCGCCATGGCGGGGCTGTATCACCACTACGGCATCCAGAAGAGGCAGATGGCGTCCAAGGTCTCGGGGATATACGAGCACCGCGTGCTCATCCCTAACGAGCCCATAGTCAGAGGATTCGACGACCGCTTCTTCATGCCACAGTCCAGGCACACCGAGGTCAGGGCCGAGGACATCATGGCCAACCCCCACCTGCACATAGTCTGCGCATCGGAGGAGTCCGGGGTCGCGGTGGTGCAGTCGGAGAGGAACCAGACGTTCATCACGGGTCATCTGGAGTACGACGCGGCCACCCTGGCGTACGAGTACGAGAGGGACCTGAACGCCGGGAAGGACCCGCACGTCCCCGAGCATTACTTCGAGGACGACGACCCGAGACGGGACCCGATAGTCAGATGGAGGGCCCACGCGACCCTGTTCTACACCAACTGGCTGAACTACTGCGTATATCAGCTCACGCCGTTCGACATCGACGAGATCGGAAGGGAATCGTGA
- the cysK gene encoding cysteine synthase A, whose protein sequence is MTIYDSITETIGETPLVRLNRINPPGTHVYVKIERGNPAGSIKDRAALSMINDAVARGVLEEGGTIIEPTSGNTGIAIAMIAAARGYKAVIVMPDTMSKERISLMKAYGAEVVLSPGAKGMQGAVELAESIRSERGGFIAGQFDNPANVAAHRVGTGKEILRDLPDVDFIYAGIGTGGTASGIGLACKDSGSKAKVVGVEPAESPLITEGHAGPHNIQGIGSNFVPGNYLPEAVDSVETVATEDAIRTAVELARKEGIFAGISSGANVFAAIRRAREDPSAKIVAILPDGGEKYMSLGIYE, encoded by the coding sequence ATGACAATCTACGACAGCATCACTGAGACGATTGGGGAGACGCCCCTTGTGCGCCTTAACAGGATCAACCCTCCGGGCACCCACGTCTATGTGAAGATCGAGAGGGGGAACCCCGCGGGATCCATCAAGGACCGCGCAGCCCTGTCCATGATCAACGACGCTGTCGCCCGCGGCGTCCTCGAGGAGGGCGGCACCATCATCGAACCCACATCCGGGAACACCGGCATCGCCATCGCGATGATTGCGGCCGCCAGGGGATACAAGGCGGTGATAGTCATGCCCGACACGATGTCCAAAGAACGCATCTCGCTGATGAAGGCGTACGGGGCGGAAGTTGTCCTCTCGCCAGGCGCCAAGGGCATGCAGGGCGCCGTGGAACTCGCCGAGAGCATCAGGTCCGAGAGGGGCGGTTTCATCGCAGGACAGTTCGACAACCCCGCCAACGTCGCCGCCCACAGAGTCGGGACCGGGAAGGAGATCCTCAGGGACCTCCCGGACGTCGACTTCATCTACGCTGGCATCGGAACCGGGGGCACCGCATCCGGCATCGGCCTCGCCTGCAAGGACAGCGGCTCCAAGGCGAAGGTCGTCGGGGTCGAGCCTGCCGAGAGCCCGCTCATAACAGAGGGCCACGCAGGACCCCACAACATCCAGGGGATCGGCTCGAACTTCGTCCCGGGCAACTACCTGCCCGAGGCCGTGGACTCCGTCGAGACCGTCGCCACCGAGGATGCGATAAGAACCGCCGTGGAACTCGCCAGGAAGGAGGGGATATTCGCAGGGATATCCTCCGGCGCCAACGTTTTCGCCGCCATCAGAAGGGCAAGGGAAGACCCCTCCGCCAAGATTGTGGCCATCCTGCCCGACGGCGGCGAGAAGTACATGAGCCTCGGCATCTACGAGTGA
- the cobO gene encoding cob(I)yrinic acid a,c-diamide adenosyltransferase, with protein sequence MSDCPDEIKKRLGLVQVYTGNGKGKTTAAMGMAFRAVGRGLNVIMLQFLKPPKGYGEHMAAEMLPGFTIEPMGSDHMCGREVTREQDIEDTRRGLARAEEVLTSGEYDMVILDEAINSIRLGLMTPQSLIDLLERRAPNTEVVLTGRGVPQEIIDYADLVTEMTLIKHPFDRGVGARKGIEY encoded by the coding sequence ATGTCCGATTGTCCGGATGAGATCAAGAAGAGGCTCGGCCTGGTGCAGGTGTACACCGGCAACGGGAAGGGGAAGACCACGGCGGCGATGGGCATGGCGTTCAGGGCCGTCGGACGCGGGCTCAACGTGATAATGCTGCAGTTCCTCAAGCCCCCGAAGGGATACGGCGAGCACATGGCCGCGGAGATGCTCCCCGGATTCACCATCGAACCGATGGGCTCGGACCACATGTGCGGCCGCGAGGTCACCAGGGAGCAGGACATTGAGGACACGCGCAGGGGTCTGGCCAGGGCGGAGGAGGTGCTGACATCGGGCGAGTACGACATGGTCATCCTCGACGAGGCCATCAACTCCATCAGGCTGGGCCTGATGACCCCGCAGTCCCTCATCGATCTTCTGGAGAGGAGGGCGCCCAACACCGAGGTCGTCCTCACGGGCAGAGGTGTGCCCCAGGAGATAATAGACTATGCCGACCTGGTCACCGAGATGACCCTGATCAAGCACCCGTTCGACAGGGGAGTGGGCGCCAGGAAGGGCATAGAGTACTGA
- a CDS encoding nitrite/sulfite reductase: protein MSRDVDFFRARIPEFREAEERFFVRKDLSAKEYKGISGKFGSYAQKGGELGMIRLRMCGGHMSKDKLSFIIDECRRYGITRIHTTTCETVQLHNLRGDQICEIMDRALDHGINTQGGGGDNPRNVSATSLSGVEPGEKFDVYPYAKATETYLLDIMTDIRMPRKLKVTFSSSERNETHATFRDLGFIANDDGTFDVWAAGGLGNNPKLGIRVAEGIDPSKTIYYVRAMVDTFMKHGNYENRSRARTRYMRDDLGDSGFLEAYGEALVPLLEKGGLDIHPEPETFPEKEPVEVSGDRIFRQKQPGLYYVAYHPVGGDVPLEALERIRDAIADVWDAEVRVAPDSTLYIINLGGDEALRVRDATEGGARTLFETSVSCIGSTICQQGLRDSNGTLYAMIDAVRAAGIPDNALPRFRISGCASSCGNHQVGMLGLQGASKSVDGKPVPVYNLTVNGCGLQGRERFGDLVGAVPVDRCPEMAVFLGRTVAASGKDFDAWLSTEGKDLAEVLKDYLV, encoded by the coding sequence ATGAGCAGAGATGTCGATTTCTTCAGGGCCAGGATCCCGGAGTTCAGGGAGGCCGAGGAGAGGTTCTTCGTCAGGAAGGACCTGTCGGCCAAGGAGTACAAGGGGATCTCGGGCAAGTTCGGAAGCTACGCCCAGAAGGGCGGTGAGCTCGGGATGATAAGGCTCCGCATGTGCGGTGGCCACATGTCCAAGGACAAACTCTCGTTCATCATCGACGAGTGCAGGAGGTACGGGATCACGAGGATCCACACCACCACCTGCGAGACGGTCCAGCTCCACAACCTCCGCGGCGACCAGATATGCGAGATAATGGACAGGGCGCTGGACCATGGGATAAACACGCAGGGAGGCGGAGGGGACAATCCGAGGAACGTCTCCGCCACATCACTCTCGGGTGTGGAGCCGGGAGAGAAGTTCGATGTGTATCCGTACGCCAAAGCGACCGAGACGTACCTGCTGGACATCATGACGGACATCAGGATGCCGAGGAAGCTCAAGGTCACGTTCTCCAGCTCGGAGAGGAACGAGACCCATGCCACCTTCAGGGATCTGGGGTTCATCGCAAACGACGACGGTACCTTCGACGTCTGGGCGGCCGGGGGGCTCGGTAACAACCCCAAGCTCGGAATCAGGGTTGCCGAGGGGATAGACCCTTCCAAGACCATCTACTACGTCCGCGCCATGGTTGACACGTTCATGAAGCACGGGAACTACGAGAACCGCTCCCGTGCCCGCACCAGATACATGCGCGACGACCTCGGCGACTCAGGGTTCCTGGAGGCGTACGGCGAGGCTCTTGTCCCGCTGCTGGAGAAAGGAGGGCTCGACATCCATCCGGAACCCGAGACGTTCCCGGAGAAGGAGCCCGTGGAGGTCTCCGGGGACAGGATCTTCAGGCAGAAGCAGCCCGGTCTGTACTATGTGGCGTACCATCCGGTCGGAGGGGATGTGCCACTGGAGGCGCTGGAGAGGATAAGGGACGCCATCGCGGACGTCTGGGACGCGGAGGTTAGGGTCGCCCCCGACAGCACCCTGTACATCATCAACCTAGGCGGTGACGAGGCCCTCAGGGTGAGGGATGCAACGGAGGGTGGCGCAAGGACGCTGTTCGAGACATCCGTTTCATGCATCGGGTCGACAATCTGCCAGCAGGGTCTCAGGGATTCCAACGGCACCCTGTACGCCATGATCGACGCCGTGCGCGCTGCGGGCATACCGGACAACGCCCTGCCAAGGTTCAGGATATCTGGATGCGCGTCGTCCTGCGGGAACCATCAGGTCGGCATGCTCGGGCTGCAGGGCGCGTCCAAGAGCGTGGACGGCAAGCCTGTCCCGGTGTACAATCTCACAGTGAACGGCTGCGGGCTGCAGGGCAGGGAGCGCTTCGGCGATCTCGTAGGCGCGGTCCCGGTCGACAGATGTCCAGAGATGGCGGTCTTCCTCGGCAGGACCGTAGCAGCCAGTGGCAAGGACTTCGACGCCTGGCTGTCCACTGAGGGGAAGGATCTCGCAGAGGTCCTGAAGGACTATCTCGTCTGA